The Corynebacterium sp. SCR221107 genome includes the window CACAGGTCGCGGTGGTCACGGTTGCCTTCTTGCGAACGGTCCCCGGCGCCAGCGCTGCTTGTCCCGAAAGTAACGGAAACCAGTCGGGGCTACATCATGCGCTGCAGCCGCTCGATCTGCGCCTCCCAGGTGGTGAACGGCCACGTTAGCCACATGAAGGCCAACTGGCGGTGTCGCAGGGTAGCCACCTGGGCCTCGTCGAGGATTTCACCCTCGGGCGTTATCCCATCGGCAAGCCGCTCGCGCTGATCGATGGCCAGATTGTCCAGGCAACAGGCGTATTCGAACCCGTCGCAGATCTCCTCCAATGTCCTCACCTTCGCTTGCGCGTACAGCTGGTCGGCACCGCGCTCGAGCAGCTTTTTTGGGGTGAGGATGCCCTTCGGGTTGACGAGGTTTTGCGGGTGCGGGTGGTGCGTGCCAATGCGATCGCCGGGGATCTCCCATAAGCCCACACTCCACGCCAAAGGCTCGAAGGCCGCCACCATATCGAGCGCATCGCTGACCAGCTCCTGACCCTCGCCCCGGGAGAAAGCCTCCAGGTAACGCTGCTCGGTGTCGGTGGCGGTGACCAGCCCCAAGTCGAATTGCTCGCTGAGGGCATCGACATCTGGCCGCTTGCCACGCCACACCCATCGTGCCGCCTCTATGACCACCGCTAGGCAGATTACCCGGTCGACAACCATGCTTGCCTCCGGCAGCAGTAGCTCGGTGACATCTTGAACCGGTGGAAGGTCGAGATCGACAAGATAGCCCTGCCTGTTGAGCGCAGTACGAATCCTGTGTGCACGGGCTACTGCTCGTTCGTTGAACATCGGACGCAACTGCGGGGTGTGCAAGACGTCTCGACCATGAACGTCATACAAGGCCCCCGCATCATCGAGGAACAAGACGCTGGTGCCGTGTGCCCATTCCGGGGCATTCGTGGGCACCGTGTCATCGGGAAAGTCATAGCGGGTCAGGGAACGGACCAGCTGATGAACAAAGGGCTGAACCGCAAAGGGATCAATGTCCTTGTCTACTGCGATGCGCTCATTGATGCGACCGACGGAATCGAGGAACTCCTCGCGTAGCGTGCGCGAGCGAGCGGTATTCGCATACAGCGGCTGGGGCTGAGGCCCGGAAGGAAGTGCTGCGTTTTCTGCGGAATAGGCAATGATGCTCATAGCTTTAGATTGTGCCATCACTTTCTTTGCAGCTGATCTTCAACGTAAACCGTGCGGGTGGCGAAGAATCCACCCACTAAGGCGCACACTGAGGCGATCGCCATCATCACACCGACGCCGTGGAAGCTTCCGGTGTGCTCGTGTATGAATCCGGCGGCCACCGGTCCACAAGCGGCGATAGAATAGCCCATGCCTTGGCCAAAGGAGGACAATGCCGTGGCACCGTGCATCGTGCGGGCGCGGATATTAACCAAGGTCAAACCGACGGGGAAGGTGATGGGACCCAGCCCGGAGAGGATGATCCACAACCACGGCGCTGCCGCCGGTGCAAAGGCCAGCCCCAGATGAGAGACGATAAACATGCTTCCGAAAATGACCAGCCATGGGTACGGGCGTTCGAATCGGCTGACGATCCACGGCCCGACGATGTTGAGAACCCCGCCAAGAATGGACCACACCGCGAGCATGGACGCCGCGAATTGACGGGATAATCCCGCCTCGACATACATCTGTGGGATAAAGGCCATGAGAATATAGGTGGTAAAGCTGGTGGTGCCAAACATCACGGCGATGCCCACGCCTACCTTGGTGCGCCAGACTTTCATCCGGGGTTGCCTGCCGGATTCCTGCTGGCTGCCTTCTGCAAATCGTTGGGTTACCGCGGCCTTGGGTTGGTGCAGCAGCGGTATCCAGGCCAGCGCCGCCACGACCCCCAGCAAGCCCCACGATCCCAGTGAGAGCTGCCAGTCGGGCGCCTGCTTCATTGCCACGACAACTGGAGCTACGGCTTGGACGACCTGTGAGGCGCACAAGTAGGTGATGGTCAGCGCGGAGACTTTCGTGGGGAAGTAGGCGCGTACGGCCAGCGGGAGGACGGCGTTGGTGATGCCAATGGCGAACAAGGCTAAAGCGGTACCTGTCAGCAATAGAGCAACGCTGGGTCCGAGTACGCGAGTGATCTGACCAAGTCCGGTCACGGCCATCGCGATTGCCAGAGCTTGTGAGACCGTGAGATGGCGCATAAGCCTAGGGGCACTAAATGCCGACAGTGCGAACATGATGGTGGGGATGGTGCCCAAGATGCCCACTAAGCCCGAGCCAACGCCGAGGGATTGTTGAATGTCAGGTACCAGCGGGGAGATGGCCGTGACCATCGTGCGCAGGTTGAAGGCTGTTAAGACAATGGCAACGAGGGCGATCGGAGTGGGATTTTTCACGGAATTACTCTATGCCCGCGCACAACCGACGGCTTGTTGAGGGGGCGCTTCAATCATTGATGTGCACCAAAAGTGGAAAATTTATAGGTACTTTCAGTTGGCGGTGGCGGCCGTGACCGCAGCTGCTCATGTCACTTCCCGGACTGTGTGATGCGTGCCGACGCCGTGAGCGCCACCGCAAAGACCGTCGATTCGCAGCGCGCTTTGCCTTCACCGCAGGTCATGAACGCGCCGGGGCACCAAAGCGAGCACGTTCGTGCCAAGTTTGGCTAGCCTTGAGGGCATGCGAGCACTTCTCAACATCATCTGGCTGATCACCGGCGGCATATGGTTGGCGCTGGGTTATTGGTTCTTCGGGCTCATTGCCTGCCTATTCATCGTCACCATCCCCGCGGGCGTTGCAAGTTTTAGGATGGCCAGTTATGCGCTGTGGCCTTTCGGACGTACCGTCGTCCAGCCCGAAACGGGTTCCGGGACGCTCAGCGGCATCAACAATGTCATCTGGTTCCTCGTTGCCGGCTTGTGGCTAGCCCTCGGCCACGTCTCCACCGCCATCGCGCAGGCTGTCACCATCATCGGCATTCCCTTGGCGATCGCCAACCTGAAGATGATCCCCGTCACTTGCTTCCCCTTCGGCAAACAAATCGTTTCCAGCGACGCCATTCCCTTTGGCTATCGACCGATGGTCACCATGTAACAATCGTGTGTCGTTGATCCCCAACTCGCGCCAGGCACGATTGCTGGCGCATGCGAAAACCCGTGGTTCGTGCTTGCAGATGCAGGCACGGACCACGGGTTTGTCGCCCAACAAGGAAGGGCTTTAGCGGTTGGCGCGGTACCAGCGAATCAATTCGTCGGTGGAACTATCGCCAGAGTTGACCTCAACCTCGCCGGACACGGCCGGAGCCAGGTCATTGGCCTGCTGCTTGCCCAGCTCAACGCCCCATTGATCGAAGGAGTTGATGTCCCAGACGATGCCTTGGACGAACACGATGTGCTCGTAAAGAGCGATCAGTGCGCCCAAGGTGGCGGGGGTGAGTTCCTCGGCGAGGATGGTGGTGGTGGGACGGTTACCCGGCATCACCTTGTGCGGGACCACTGCCGGATCGACGCCCTCGGCGGCGATCTCCTCAGCGGTCTTGCCGAAGGCGAGCACCTTCGTCTGGGCGAAGAAGTTGCTCATCAGCAGATCATGCATGCTTCCCTCGCCGGTGGCGGTGGGCAGGTCCTGCTTCGGGCGTGCAAACCCGATGAAGTCCGCCGGGATGAGCTTGGTGCCCTGGTGGATGAGCTGGAAGAAGGCGTGCTGGCCGTTAGTGCCTGGCTCACCCCAGAAGATCTCGCCGGTGGAGGTGGTCACCGCGGTGCCGTCGCGGCGGACCGACTTGCCGTTGGACTCCATGGTCAGCTGCTGCAAGTAGGCCGGGAAGCGCCCCAGATCCTCCGAATAGGGCAGAACCGCGTGGGTTTGCGCACCGTAGAAGTCGTTGTACCAGATGGCCAGCAGTGCCATGAGCACGGGCACGTTCTTTTCGAAAGGGGTGGTGCGGAAGTGCTCGTCCATGGCGTGGAAGCCGGCGAGGAAGCGCATGAAGTCCATGGGGCCGATGACAGCCATGAGCGACAGGCCGATGGCGGAGTCGACGGAGTAACGGCCCCCCACCCAGTTCCAGAAGCCGAACATGTTCTTGGTGTCGATGCCGAACTCGGCGACCTTCTCGGCGTTGGTGGACACGGCCACGAAGTGCTTGGCCACGGCTGCCTCATCCTTGAAGTGGGATAGCAACCAGCGCTTGGCGGCGTGGGCGTTGGCCAAGGTTTCCTGGGTGGTGAAGGTCTTAGAGGCGACGATAAACAGAGTGGAGTTCGGATCGCACTCATCGAGGACGGCGCTCATGTCGGCCGGGTCGACGTTGGAGACGAACTTGGCCGTAATTCCGGCGGTAGCGTAGGTGCGCAGCGCCTTCGTTGCCATCGCGGGACCGAGATCGGAACCGCCGATGCCGATGTTGACCACGGTCTTGATGGTGTGGTCGGTGTAGCCGCGCCACGCACCCGAACGCAAGGCGGTGGCAAAGTCACGCATGCGCCCCAGGACCTCGTGAACATCGGCGGCAACATCTTGGCCGTCCACGGACAGCTCGCCCTCCACAGGCATGCGCAGCGCGGTGTGCAGTACGGCGCGATCCTCGGTGTTGTTGATGTGCTCGCCGCTAAACATGGCCTCGATGCGTTCAGACAGGTGCGATGCCTCGGCCAGATCGACCAGCGCCGCCAAGGTTTCATCGTCGACGAGGTTCTTGGACAGGTCCACACGCAGCCCAGCGGCGTCGAAGGTCATCTTGCTGGCGCGGGAGGCATCGGCTGCGAATAGCTCGCGCAGGGTCTGATCCTTGGTCTCCTCGTAACGCTTGGCGAGGGTGGTCCACTGTGGGGTCGAGGTGACGTCAAACGACATGCCGTGCTCCTTTGAAGTAGCTGCAAGTAGTAAATGCAGCAAAAATGCCGCAATGAATTACGGTGACCGTTTGTGTGGGCTTGTGCCCGCTCACAATGGTCACGCCTACCCTTTAAGGTAGTCAATTGTGGCACCGTTCGCTTGTTTGCTGAGAAACAACCACCACCACACACCCTTTTGGGATTTGGACAATTGCCACCGCAACCGGCTCTTTGTGCCATACCGCCGCGAAAAGGAGCATAGTGGAGCTATGACAAACACAACACCAAACAACACCGCCCACGGCACGGCCGACTCGGACCCCGTGGCGAAACCAGGCTTTGACATCGCTGGTTTCGATACCGGATTATTCATCGGCGGGGATTTTCGCCCCGCATCCGATGGGGAAACCTTCGAAGTCATCAACCCCAGCGATGGAACGGTGCTCGCCCACGTAGCGTCGGCAAGCAAACAAGACGCCGTCCGCGCGCTCGACCTCGCCGCGGACGTACAGCCTGCGTGGGCTGCGACGCCACCACGAGAGCGCAGTGAGATCCTGCGCCGTGCCTATGACAGGCTCATGGCCAACGCCGACGAGCTGGCATGGCTGCAGTCAATGGAGCTGGGGCGCGCGCTGCCGGACTCTATGGCGGAGGTCGCCTACGGTGCGGAATTCTTCCGCTGGTTTGCCGAGGAGGCAGTCCGCATCCGCGGTGACTTTAGGATCAATCCATCCGGCACCGGTCGCATTGTCGTTACCCAACAGCCCGTAGGCCCCACTCTTGCGATCACGCCCTGGAACTTCCCGCTGGCCATGGGAACTCGCAAAATAGGACCGGCGTTGGCTGCCGGCTGCACGATCATCGTCAAGCCCGCCTCGAAGACCCCACTGACCATGCTTTATGTGGCACGAGTCCTCAAGGAAGCAGGGCTTCCCGACGGAGTCCTGGCGGTACTGCCCACCAAGCATGCCTCAGACGTTTCCGCGCTGCTGGACGATCCTCGCCTGCGCAAGCTGACCTTCACCGGTTCGACTGAGGTCGGCCAGAAGCTGGGCGCACAGGCGGCCCAACGCAGCCTCAAGGTCTCCCTCGAACTCGGCGGCAACGCACCCTATGTGGTGCTCGACGACGCCGATGTGGATCTGGCCGCCCAGGCCGTGGCCGTGGCCAAGATGCGCGGCGCTGGACAGGTATGCATCGCCGCCAATCGATTCCTCGTGCACGAATCCATCCGAGAGGAGTTCGTCGCCAAGGTTGCCGAGGTAATGCGGTCGTTCACGCTGGGACCGGCGACTGCCGAAGGGGTCACCTTCGGCGCGCTATCTGGTGATGATCAGGTAGCAACGGTGACGACGCTGGTTCAGGATGCGCTGGACAAAGGCGCGGTCAACGTCCTTGACGGCGGCCTGCCCGCGGGACTGCCCGAGCACGGGTCGTACTTCCCGGCCACCGTGTTGGACAACGTGCCGGCAGCGGCGGCGATTGCCAACAGCGAGATTTTCGGTCCCGTCGTCGCGGTGCAGAGCTTTTCCACCGTCGAGGAGGCGATCCGCATCGCTAACGACACCCCGTTCGGCCTGGCGGCCTACGTCTTCGGCAAGGACTTAGGCCGCGCGGTACAGGTGGCCGAGCGCATCGAGGCCGGCATGGTCGCGGTCAACAAGGGGGCAATCTCAGACCCCGCGGCGCCTTTCGGTGGTGTGAAGGAGTCCGGCCTTGGCCGTGAGGGTGGATTCGAGGGAATCCACGAATACCTCGAGCCGAAGTTCCTCAGCCTGCCGCTGTAACGCAAGCGCGCTAGGAGGCTGGTGGGACGGCGCTGGTGTCGCCTACTCCAACATGAAGGGCCCTTTCCGGTGGGCGTCGGCACGCAAAACTGCACGCACACAAAAACCGCGCCGGCACAAGGCACAGGATGCGAGAGCCAGCGCGGGTTGGGTGCTTTAAGTGACGGCGTCACAAAGGGCGCTTCCGAAGGAGCGGATCCTAGCCGAGCTTGCCGCGACCCATGCGCAGCAAGAGGTTGGCAAGGTTCGGGCCTTCCTCGCCGATTTCCTCTCGGAACTGGTTAATGATGGCTACCTCGCGGGTGTGGACGAGGCGGGTGCCGCCGGAGCCCATGCGGGTTCGGCCGATGGCCTGGGAGATCTGGGCGCGCCGCTTCACGGCGGCGAGGATCTCCTTGTCCAAGCGGTCGATCTCCTTGCGGTACTGCTGGATCTCCGCGTCAGAAAGTGGGTCATCGGTGCCGCTGGGCATCCGGATTTCGAAGTTATCGTCAGCAGAAGTCATGCACACATTTTGCCACGCTGTCGGTCTTTGCAAAAAGCGGGAAACCACCGCAGGGGTGATATCCCACCTGCTAACACAAACGCTCGTACCCGACTCTAAAGAAAGATGCCTTTTACCGAAGCACATGAAAGGGGTCAGCGGATCGTTTGAACAATGGGATGCGGGGAGCAGAGGGAAGAATCCGGCAGCGTGCCTGCGCCATGGAAACTGGTTATCAAGCTGGGTGAATTCGAGCCTCGTCGTTAATGTCGCGGGCACGTTGTAACTTGGAAGA containing:
- a CDS encoding DUF4272 domain-containing protein, encoding MSIIAYSAENAALPSGPQPQPLYANTARSRTLREEFLDSVGRINERIAVDKDIDPFAVQPFVHQLVRSLTRYDFPDDTVPTNAPEWAHGTSVLFLDDAGALYDVHGRDVLHTPQLRPMFNERAVARAHRIRTALNRQGYLVDLDLPPVQDVTELLLPEASMVVDRVICLAVVIEAARWVWRGKRPDVDALSEQFDLGLVTATDTEQRYLEAFSRGEGQELVSDALDMVAAFEPLAWSVGLWEIPGDRIGTHHPHPQNLVNPKGILTPKKLLERGADQLYAQAKVRTLEEICDGFEYACCLDNLAIDQRERLADGITPEGEILDEAQVATLRHRQLAFMWLTWPFTTWEAQIERLQRMM
- a CDS encoding MFS transporter encodes the protein MKNPTPIALVAIVLTAFNLRTMVTAISPLVPDIQQSLGVGSGLVGILGTIPTIMFALSAFSAPRLMRHLTVSQALAIAMAVTGLGQITRVLGPSVALLLTGTALALFAIGITNAVLPLAVRAYFPTKVSALTITYLCASQVVQAVAPVVVAMKQAPDWQLSLGSWGLLGVVAALAWIPLLHQPKAAVTQRFAEGSQQESGRQPRMKVWRTKVGVGIAVMFGTTSFTTYILMAFIPQMYVEAGLSRQFAASMLAVWSILGGVLNIVGPWIVSRFERPYPWLVIFGSMFIVSHLGLAFAPAAAPWLWIILSGLGPITFPVGLTLVNIRARTMHGATALSSFGQGMGYSIAACGPVAAGFIHEHTGSFHGVGVMMAIASVCALVGGFFATRTVYVEDQLQRK
- a CDS encoding YccF domain-containing protein; the protein is MRALLNIIWLITGGIWLALGYWFFGLIACLFIVTIPAGVASFRMASYALWPFGRTVVQPETGSGTLSGINNVIWFLVAGLWLALGHVSTAIAQAVTIIGIPLAIANLKMIPVTCFPFGKQIVSSDAIPFGYRPMVTM
- the pgi gene encoding glucose-6-phosphate isomerase, whose product is MSFDVTSTPQWTTLAKRYEETKDQTLRELFAADASRASKMTFDAAGLRVDLSKNLVDDETLAALVDLAEASHLSERIEAMFSGEHINNTEDRAVLHTALRMPVEGELSVDGQDVAADVHEVLGRMRDFATALRSGAWRGYTDHTIKTVVNIGIGGSDLGPAMATKALRTYATAGITAKFVSNVDPADMSAVLDECDPNSTLFIVASKTFTTQETLANAHAAKRWLLSHFKDEAAVAKHFVAVSTNAEKVAEFGIDTKNMFGFWNWVGGRYSVDSAIGLSLMAVIGPMDFMRFLAGFHAMDEHFRTTPFEKNVPVLMALLAIWYNDFYGAQTHAVLPYSEDLGRFPAYLQQLTMESNGKSVRRDGTAVTTSTGEIFWGEPGTNGQHAFFQLIHQGTKLIPADFIGFARPKQDLPTATGEGSMHDLLMSNFFAQTKVLAFGKTAEEIAAEGVDPAVVPHKVMPGNRPTTTILAEELTPATLGALIALYEHIVFVQGIVWDINSFDQWGVELGKQQANDLAPAVSGEVEVNSGDSSTDELIRWYRANR
- a CDS encoding NAD-dependent succinate-semialdehyde dehydrogenase, translated to MTNTTPNNTAHGTADSDPVAKPGFDIAGFDTGLFIGGDFRPASDGETFEVINPSDGTVLAHVASASKQDAVRALDLAADVQPAWAATPPRERSEILRRAYDRLMANADELAWLQSMELGRALPDSMAEVAYGAEFFRWFAEEAVRIRGDFRINPSGTGRIVVTQQPVGPTLAITPWNFPLAMGTRKIGPALAAGCTIIVKPASKTPLTMLYVARVLKEAGLPDGVLAVLPTKHASDVSALLDDPRLRKLTFTGSTEVGQKLGAQAAQRSLKVSLELGGNAPYVVLDDADVDLAAQAVAVAKMRGAGQVCIAANRFLVHESIREEFVAKVAEVMRSFTLGPATAEGVTFGALSGDDQVATVTTLVQDALDKGAVNVLDGGLPAGLPEHGSYFPATVLDNVPAAAAIANSEIFGPVVAVQSFSTVEEAIRIANDTPFGLAAYVFGKDLGRAVQVAERIEAGMVAVNKGAISDPAAPFGGVKESGLGREGGFEGIHEYLEPKFLSLPL
- a CDS encoding chorismate mutase — translated: MTSADDNFEIRMPSGTDDPLSDAEIQQYRKEIDRLDKEILAAVKRRAQISQAIGRTRMGSGGTRLVHTREVAIINQFREEIGEEGPNLANLLLRMGRGKLG